In one window of Candidatus Avedoeria danica DNA:
- a CDS encoding DUF3090 family protein — protein MARSFTFDLDPVSFLTIGAVGQPGDRTFFLQAAQQSDVVSLLIEKEQALALAAGIEQLFARLQESGVLPAEEVEPVHGNMGLLLPIDAAFRVSQMGIGVDEDRSLVVLIAEESGEDDDESGQRARFTASYAQMAALAQQAIEVARQGRPTCPLCGEPVDEAGHFCPRKNGKPAPPPEVPES, from the coding sequence ATGGCGCGTTCGTTCACGTTCGATCTCGATCCGGTGTCGTTCCTCACGATCGGCGCGGTGGGCCAGCCGGGGGATCGGACGTTCTTTCTGCAGGCCGCGCAGCAGAGCGATGTCGTCTCGCTGTTGATCGAGAAGGAGCAGGCGCTGGCGCTGGCGGCCGGCATCGAGCAGCTGTTCGCCCGGCTCCAGGAGTCGGGCGTGCTGCCCGCAGAGGAAGTCGAGCCGGTGCACGGCAACATGGGCCTGCTGCTGCCGATCGATGCCGCCTTTCGCGTCAGTCAGATGGGGATCGGCGTCGACGAGGACCGGTCGTTGGTCGTCTTGATCGCCGAAGAGAGCGGCGAGGACGACGACGAGAGCGGCCAGCGCGCCCGCTTCACGGCCAGCTACGCCCAGATGGCGGCACTGGCCCAGCAGGCGATCGAAGTGGCGCGCCAGGGTCGCCCGACGTGCCCCCTGTGCGGCGAGCCGGTCGACGAGGCCGGCCATTTCTGCCCACGCAAGAACGGCAAGCCGGCGCCGCCGCCCGAAGTCCCGGAATCCTGA
- the modB gene encoding molybdate ABC transporter permease subunit — MPSPARPAHPTRRAPALARAAALVAVAFLLLPLVGLAARAPWGRAMDVLGEPSTLAALRLSLLVSSAATAAAFVFGFPLGWWLARGGDRAMAVVRPVVLLPLVLPPVVGGVGLLAALGRRGIVGAPLAQLGVQLPFTTAGAVVAATFVSLPLVALAVEGGFRALDPRLDDAAAVMGSSRAYTLRRVTLPLLGAQVAAGVALGWARALGEFGATITFAGNLQGRTQTLPLAVYELLQTDPDAAIVVSLLLVAVAATVLIALHRRLFGAA; from the coding sequence ATGCCCTCCCCCGCCCGCCCCGCCCACCCCACCCGCCGCGCCCCTGCCCTCGCCCGCGCCGCTGCCCTCGTCGCCGTTGCGTTCCTGTTGCTGCCGCTCGTCGGTCTTGCCGCTCGCGCACCGTGGGGCCGTGCGATGGACGTCCTGGGCGAACCGTCGACATTGGCCGCCCTCAGGCTGTCGCTCCTCGTCTCGTCGGCGGCGACGGCCGCGGCGTTCGTCTTCGGCTTCCCGCTCGGCTGGTGGCTGGCGCGCGGCGGGGATCGCGCGATGGCCGTCGTCCGTCCGGTCGTGCTCTTGCCGCTCGTCCTGCCGCCGGTCGTCGGCGGCGTCGGGCTGCTCGCGGCGCTCGGTCGGCGCGGGATCGTCGGTGCTCCGCTCGCTCAGCTGGGCGTCCAGCTGCCGTTCACGACGGCCGGCGCGGTCGTCGCCGCCACGTTCGTCAGCCTGCCGCTCGTGGCGCTGGCCGTCGAAGGGGGCTTCCGGGCGCTGGACCCGCGGCTGGACGACGCGGCCGCCGTCATGGGCTCGTCGCGCGCCTACACGCTCCGGCGCGTCACGCTGCCGCTCCTCGGCGCGCAGGTCGCCGCCGGCGTCGCACTTGGCTGGGCGCGCGCGCTCGGCGAGTTCGGCGCCACGATCACGTTCGCCGGCAACCTGCAGGGCCGCACGCAGACGCTGCCGCTGGCGGTGTACGAGCTGCTGCAGACGGACCCGGACGCCGCGATCGTCGTCTCGCTGCTCCTCGTCGCCGTCGCGGCGACGGTGCTCATCGCCCTCCACCGGCGCCTCTTCGGCGCGGCGTGA
- a CDS encoding serine hydroxymethyltransferase: MHRFDPPAPVPDGVAPTVGASLQRALADVDPAIADLIAQEAERQRTGIELIASENFTSRAVREAVGSVLTNKYAEGLPGKRYYGGCAVVDVVEDLARERAKALFGAEHANVQPHAGSQANMAAYRALIRPGDLIMAMRLDQGGHLTHGSPVNFSGTDYKVVAYGVDAATERIDHDAFAALARAHRPALIVGGATAYPRAIDFPFMAEIAAEVGAKLLVDMAHIAGLVAARLHPDPVPTADVVTTTTHKTLRGPRGGLILCKAEHAKAVDKAVFPHLQGGPLEHVIAGKAVALHEAAQPGFAAYQAAIIANARALADALAGRGFRIVSGGTDNHIVLVDLRPKGLTGKAAEARLDRAAITTNKNTIPFDPEGPFTTSGLRLGTPAVTTRGMTPDDMRTIARWMDEALDGPEDEATIGRIRGAVEEMAGGYPLP; this comes from the coding sequence ATGCACCGTTTCGATCCGCCCGCACCCGTCCCCGACGGCGTGGCGCCGACGGTCGGCGCGTCCTTGCAGCGCGCGCTCGCCGATGTCGATCCCGCGATCGCCGACCTCATCGCCCAAGAGGCCGAGCGGCAGCGGACGGGCATCGAGCTGATCGCCTCTGAGAACTTCACGAGCCGGGCGGTCCGCGAGGCCGTCGGCTCGGTCCTGACGAACAAGTACGCCGAGGGGCTGCCGGGCAAGCGGTACTACGGCGGCTGCGCCGTCGTCGACGTCGTCGAGGACCTGGCGCGCGAGCGGGCCAAGGCGCTCTTCGGCGCCGAGCACGCCAACGTGCAGCCGCACGCCGGATCGCAGGCGAACATGGCGGCCTACCGGGCGCTCATCCGGCCGGGCGACCTCATCATGGCGATGCGCCTCGACCAGGGCGGCCACCTGACGCACGGCAGCCCCGTGAACTTCAGCGGCACGGACTACAAGGTCGTCGCGTACGGCGTCGATGCGGCGACGGAGCGGATCGACCACGACGCCTTCGCCGCGCTGGCGCGCGCGCACCGCCCGGCGCTGATCGTCGGGGGCGCGACGGCCTACCCGCGGGCGATCGACTTCCCGTTCATGGCCGAAATCGCGGCCGAGGTCGGGGCGAAGCTGCTCGTGGACATGGCCCACATCGCCGGCCTCGTGGCCGCCCGGCTCCACCCGGACCCCGTTCCGACGGCGGACGTCGTCACGACGACGACGCACAAGACGCTGCGCGGGCCGCGCGGCGGGTTGATCCTGTGCAAGGCGGAGCATGCCAAGGCGGTGGACAAGGCCGTCTTCCCGCACCTGCAGGGTGGTCCGCTGGAGCACGTGATCGCCGGCAAGGCGGTCGCGCTGCACGAGGCGGCGCAGCCGGGGTTCGCGGCCTACCAGGCGGCGATCATCGCCAATGCGCGCGCGCTGGCCGACGCGCTGGCCGGGCGCGGCTTTCGCATCGTCTCGGGCGGCACGGACAACCACATCGTCCTGGTCGACCTGCGGCCGAAGGGCCTGACCGGCAAGGCGGCCGAGGCGCGCCTCGACCGTGCCGCCATCACGACGAACAAGAACACGATCCCGTTCGACCCCGAGGGCCCGTTCACGACGAGCGGCCTGCGCCTCGGCACGCCGGCCGTCACGACGCGGGGCATGACGCCCGACGACATGCGGACGATCGCCCGCTGGATGGACGAGGCGCTCGACGGGCCGGAAGACGAGGCGACGATCGGGCGGATTCGCGGGGCGGTGGAGGAGATGGCGGGCGGGTATCCGTTGCCCTGA
- the rsmG gene encoding 16S rRNA (guanine(527)-N(7))-methyltransferase RsmG, protein MIETPLGEATDETTETAIDEVAVEALGEAKNDALDVAHHAALDAGRAIAHDIAHDAALDDAAAEALDATVLRDVAAARGIDLTDAHVAAFTRLAAELVDHNRRVNLTRITAPADIAVQHIVDSLIGLRALRDLDPERPLRVVDVGSGAGFPGLPLAVLRPNWHFTLIEATGKIVAWLEHAVTALGLSNVTALHVRVEDAGRTRELRERFDVAVARGLAPLPVLLEYTLPLVAVGGRVVAYKGADADAEVAASVNALSILGGRSRPRIAYRLPGLDRPRHLVVVDKRRPTPRAYPRKAGTPGRTPL, encoded by the coding sequence ATGATTGAGACTCCGCTGGGTGAAGCGACCGACGAAACGACAGAGACGGCGATCGACGAGGTGGCCGTTGAGGCGCTGGGCGAGGCGAAGAACGACGCGCTCGACGTGGCGCACCATGCAGCGCTCGACGCAGGGCGCGCCATTGCGCACGACATTGCACACGACGCAGCGCTCGATGACGCGGCCGCCGAAGCACTCGACGCCACCGTCCTGCGTGACGTGGCCGCCGCCCGCGGCATCGACCTGACGGACGCGCACGTGGCGGCGTTCACCCGGCTCGCCGCCGAACTCGTCGACCACAACCGGCGCGTGAACCTCACGCGGATCACCGCCCCGGCCGACATCGCCGTCCAGCACATCGTCGACAGCCTGATCGGCTTGCGGGCGCTGCGCGACCTCGATCCCGAGCGGCCGCTGCGGGTCGTCGATGTCGGCAGCGGGGCCGGCTTCCCGGGGCTGCCGCTGGCCGTGTTGCGCCCGAACTGGCACTTCACGCTCATCGAGGCCACCGGCAAGATCGTCGCCTGGCTCGAACACGCCGTCACCGCCCTCGGCCTGTCGAACGTGACCGCGCTGCACGTCCGCGTCGAGGACGCCGGCCGAACGCGCGAGCTGCGCGAGCGGTTCGATGTCGCGGTCGCCCGCGGCTTGGCGCCGCTGCCCGTCCTCCTCGAGTACACGCTGCCGCTCGTGGCCGTCGGCGGCCGGGTCGTGGCCTACAAGGGCGCGGACGCCGATGCCGAGGTTGCCGCCAGCGTCAACGCGCTTTCCATCCTGGGCGGCCGATCGCGGCCGCGGATCGCCTATCGGCTGCCCGGCCTCGACCGGCCCCGGCACCTCGTCGTCGTCGACAAGCGTCGGCCGACGCCGCGGGCTTATCCGCGCAAGGCGGGGACGCCGGGGCGGACGCCGCTTTAG
- a CDS encoding CRTAC1 family protein: MKRLPRLAALLAAAVLASCRPGDSGSTLPDAHGTTPAAAAAPAEHAHGAEALPGLAAAEHPQHPGTVMMAARLAQIVAGLTLDSATYESSIRLKALQSAPTPADPQQAFTRAYSIGVEQLGAGQFEAAIQTFEALRSQLRQQSQSMTDSEALRTLTSMIGVTWLRLGEVRNCAVNHNADSCLLPIQGGGVHQDTTGVDRAIPEFELLLRVDPDDLTSRWLLNVAHMARGTWPDGVAEKHRLDASLFESTADIGRFMDIAPALGVDAAGLAGGVIMDDFTGDGNLDILNSSWGVSDPLHFFVSNGDGTFEDRTAAAGLTGLTGGLNIGQVDYDGDGWLDFVIYRGAWRLGSTTFPSSLVRNRGDGTFEDVTEAAGLLSYHPTQAGAWADFDADGDLDLFCGNENADGGTTHPNQLWRNNGDGTFTDIARASGVELPGYTKGAAWGDFDNDGRPDLYLSRMGQDDVLWHNDGPGEDGAWRFSDVTAAAGVRGPRNSFSTWWWDYDNDGWLDLMVAPFGQQGADVRPAADTLAGLLDVPTNASRLALYRNNGDGTFEDVAPAAGVDGVFYAMGTNFGDLNNDGSEDFYLGTGNPDYRALVPNKMFLNAGDGTFDDITTSGGFGNLQKGHAISFADLDNDGDQDVYADLGGAYEGDWYPNSLFENPGHGQHWVTLRLKGDRANGFAVGARVKVRLATPAGPRTLHRLVGTGSSFGANSLQIELGLGDATAVEAVDVTWPGATAPEAFSGVGMDAIWQLRHGTGTASPVAQAPFGLGGGAGTGEPAAP, from the coding sequence ATGAAGCGATTGCCGCGCCTCGCCGCGCTGCTGGCCGCCGCCGTCTTGGCGTCCTGCAGGCCCGGCGACTCAGGTTCCACGTTGCCCGACGCCCACGGCACGACACCCGCCGCTGCCGCCGCCCCGGCCGAACATGCCCATGGCGCCGAGGCGTTGCCCGGCCTTGCCGCCGCCGAACACCCACAGCACCCCGGCACCGTCATGATGGCCGCCCGATTGGCGCAGATCGTCGCCGGCCTGACGCTGGATTCGGCCACGTACGAGAGTTCGATCCGTCTCAAGGCGCTGCAGAGCGCGCCGACCCCGGCCGACCCGCAACAGGCGTTCACGCGCGCCTACAGCATCGGCGTCGAACAGCTCGGCGCCGGCCAGTTCGAAGCGGCCATCCAGACGTTCGAGGCGCTGCGGAGCCAGCTGCGGCAGCAGAGCCAGAGCATGACGGACTCGGAGGCGCTGCGGACGCTCACGTCGATGATCGGCGTCACATGGCTGCGCTTGGGCGAGGTCCGGAACTGCGCCGTGAACCACAACGCCGACTCGTGCCTGCTGCCGATCCAGGGCGGCGGCGTACATCAGGACACGACGGGCGTGGATCGCGCGATCCCCGAGTTCGAGCTCCTGCTCCGGGTCGACCCGGACGACCTGACGAGCCGCTGGCTGCTGAACGTCGCCCACATGGCCCGCGGCACCTGGCCGGACGGCGTGGCCGAGAAGCACCGCCTCGACGCGAGCCTGTTCGAATCGACCGCCGACATCGGCCGCTTCATGGATATCGCCCCCGCCCTCGGCGTCGACGCCGCGGGACTGGCAGGCGGCGTGATCATGGACGACTTCACGGGCGACGGGAACCTCGACATCCTGAACTCGTCGTGGGGCGTCTCGGACCCGTTGCACTTCTTCGTCAGCAACGGCGACGGCACGTTCGAGGACCGGACGGCGGCGGCCGGCCTGACCGGCCTCACCGGGGGGCTGAACATCGGCCAGGTGGACTACGACGGCGACGGCTGGCTCGACTTCGTCATCTACCGCGGCGCCTGGCGGCTCGGCAGCACGACGTTCCCGAGCTCGCTCGTGCGCAACCGGGGCGACGGCACGTTCGAGGACGTCACCGAGGCGGCGGGCCTGCTGAGCTACCACCCGACGCAAGCCGGCGCATGGGCCGACTTCGACGCGGACGGCGACCTCGACCTCTTCTGCGGCAACGAGAACGCCGACGGGGGAACGACGCACCCCAACCAGCTCTGGCGCAACAACGGAGACGGGACGTTCACGGATATCGCCCGCGCGTCCGGCGTCGAGCTGCCCGGCTACACGAAGGGTGCGGCATGGGGTGACTTCGACAACGACGGCCGCCCGGACCTCTACCTCAGCCGAATGGGCCAGGACGACGTGCTCTGGCACAACGACGGGCCCGGCGAGGACGGCGCATGGCGCTTCAGCGACGTCACCGCCGCGGCCGGCGTGCGCGGCCCGCGCAACAGCTTCTCCACGTGGTGGTGGGACTACGACAACGACGGCTGGCTCGACCTGATGGTCGCGCCGTTCGGCCAACAGGGTGCCGACGTCCGCCCGGCCGCCGACACATTGGCCGGTTTGCTCGATGTCCCGACGAACGCCTCCCGCCTCGCGCTGTACCGCAACAACGGCGACGGCACGTTCGAGGACGTGGCCCCCGCGGCCGGTGTCGACGGCGTGTTCTACGCCATGGGCACGAACTTCGGCGATCTGAACAACGACGGCTCGGAGGACTTCTACCTCGGCACCGGCAACCCCGACTACCGGGCGCTGGTGCCCAACAAGATGTTCCTGAACGCCGGCGACGGCACGTTCGACGACATCACGACCTCCGGCGGCTTTGGCAACCTCCAGAAGGGCCACGCCATCAGCTTCGCCGACCTCGACAACGACGGCGATCAGGACGTGTATGCCGATCTGGGCGGGGCGTACGAGGGCGACTGGTACCCCAACTCCCTGTTCGAGAACCCGGGCCACGGCCAGCACTGGGTGACGCTGCGCTTGAAGGGCGACCGCGCGAACGGCTTCGCCGTCGGGGCGCGCGTGAAGGTGCGGCTGGCCACGCCGGCCGGTCCGCGCACGCTGCACCGGCTGGTGGGCACGGGCAGCAGCTTCGGCGCGAACAGCCTGCAGATCGAGCTCGGCCTCGGCGACGCGACGGCGGTCGAGGCCGTTGACGTGACGTGGCCGGGCGCCACCGCGCCCGAGGCATTCAGCGGCGTCGGCATGGACGCGATCTGGCAGCTCCGACACGGCACCGGCACCGCATCGCCCGTCGCGCAAGCCCCGTTCGGCCTGGGCGGCGGCGCGGGGACGGGCGAGCCGGCGGCGCCCTAG
- a CDS encoding MSMEG_4193 family putative phosphomutase, translating into MTQLLLIRHGQTDWVGDRLAGLTPGIPLNAAGRAEASALAARLTDTPISAVYASPLDRTRETAGYVARPRDLDVRLLPGVGEVDFGHWTGCKLADLRKDPLWRTVIAQPSAMRFPGGERLRDAQARALAAVEDVCAAHGGETVAIVSHADVIKAIVAHFAGVHFDHFQRITISTASVSILQFAPEGASVVLVNDVGRIPPPPKPAEPAARADGEEE; encoded by the coding sequence ATGACCCAGCTATTGCTCATCCGCCATGGCCAGACGGATTGGGTCGGCGATCGCCTCGCCGGCCTGACGCCCGGCATCCCGCTGAACGCCGCCGGCCGCGCCGAGGCTTCGGCGCTCGCGGCGCGGCTGACGGATACGCCGATCAGCGCGGTCTACGCCAGCCCGCTGGACCGCACGCGCGAGACGGCCGGCTACGTGGCGCGGCCGCGCGACCTCGATGTGCGGCTGCTGCCGGGTGTCGGCGAGGTGGATTTCGGGCACTGGACGGGCTGCAAGCTGGCCGATCTGCGCAAAGACCCGCTCTGGCGGACGGTGATCGCCCAGCCGAGCGCCATGCGGTTCCCGGGCGGCGAGCGTTTGCGCGACGCCCAGGCGCGGGCGCTGGCGGCGGTCGAGGACGTGTGCGCCGCGCACGGTGGCGAGACCGTGGCGATCGTCTCGCACGCCGACGTGATCAAGGCGATCGTGGCGCACTTCGCGGGCGTGCACTTCGACCACTTCCAGCGGATCACGATCAGCACCGCCAGCGTGTCGATCCTCCAGTTCGCGCCGGAAGGCGCTTCGGTGGTTCTCGTCAACGATGTCGGCCGCATCCCGCCGCCACCCAAGCCGGCCGAGCCGGCGGCGCGCGCGGACGGCGAGGAGGAGTAG
- a CDS encoding SCO1664 family protein yields the protein MWLTAAEALVRLTEGEVRIEGQFVHGSNDTFLACLDGAEDGPSLHVVYKPRRGEQPLWDFPGGTLARRELAAFVLSEALGWSLAPPTVLRRGPLGGGMVQLFIPHDPALHFLALPDPDRAAVCRLAVFDVIANNADRKSGHVLIDPTGRLWAIDHGLTFHVAPKLRTVIWDAAGDRLPGGVADDVQRVAAALADRHSDLRRTMLGLLTAEEVGATVHRAKALLKAGRLPEPDPNVRHIPWPPV from the coding sequence ATCTGGTTGACGGCGGCGGAGGCGCTGGTGCGGTTGACCGAGGGCGAAGTGCGGATCGAAGGGCAGTTCGTACATGGTTCGAACGACACGTTCCTCGCGTGCCTCGATGGCGCGGAGGACGGACCGTCGCTGCACGTGGTCTACAAGCCGCGCCGGGGGGAGCAGCCGCTGTGGGACTTCCCGGGCGGGACGCTGGCGCGGCGCGAGCTGGCGGCGTTCGTCCTGTCCGAGGCGCTCGGCTGGTCGCTCGCGCCGCCGACGGTGCTGCGGCGCGGTCCGTTGGGCGGCGGCATGGTCCAACTCTTCATCCCGCACGACCCGGCGCTGCACTTCCTCGCCCTGCCGGATCCGGACCGGGCGGCGGTCTGCCGCCTGGCGGTGTTCGACGTCATCGCGAACAATGCCGACCGCAAGAGCGGCCACGTCCTCATCGACCCGACCGGGCGGTTGTGGGCGATCGACCACGGGCTGACCTTCCACGTTGCGCCGAAGCTGCGGACGGTCATCTGGGACGCGGCGGGCGACCGCCTGCCCGGCGGCGTCGCGGACGACGTGCAGCGCGTGGCCGCCGCGTTGGCCGACCGGCACAGCGACCTACGGCGGACGATGCTCGGTCTGCTGACGGCGGAGGAGGTCGGGGCGACAGTCCACCGCGCCAAGGCGCTCCTCAAGGCCGGGCGCCTGCCCGAGCCCGACCCCAACGTCCGCCACATCCCGTGGCCACCGGTGTGA
- the arfB gene encoding aminoacyl-tRNA hydrolase, whose translation MIEDIVVRAGDVTVTIPVAELQWRFSLSGGPGGQHVQKNSTRVELRWNVVLSPSISEDVRARLVGQLADRLSADGELRVFSAVGRSQYANRKRAAGHLADLVAGALEPDRPRHATAVPRTSRAERRRGKRHRSEVKRGRRWVGEDGEG comes from the coding sequence ATGATCGAAGATATCGTGGTGCGGGCCGGCGACGTGACGGTGACGATCCCTGTGGCGGAGCTGCAGTGGCGCTTCAGCCTGTCCGGCGGTCCGGGCGGGCAGCACGTGCAGAAGAACTCCACGCGCGTCGAGCTGCGCTGGAATGTGGTGTTGTCGCCGTCGATTTCGGAAGACGTGCGCGCCCGGCTCGTGGGGCAGCTGGCGGACCGCCTTTCGGCGGATGGCGAGCTGCGGGTCTTCTCGGCCGTCGGGCGGAGCCAGTACGCGAACCGCAAGCGCGCCGCTGGCCACTTGGCCGACTTGGTCGCGGGCGCGCTGGAACCGGATCGCCCGCGGCATGCGACCGCGGTGCCGCGGACTTCGCGGGCGGAGCGGCGGCGGGGGAAGCGGCATCGGAGTGAGGTGAAGCGGGGGCGGAGGTGGGTGGGGGAGGATGGGG
- a CDS encoding sigma-70 family RNA polymerase sigma factor, translating into MPMPFDDALAALKQVEQKKDDLDDAALESELDSEAVAEDDSAPDGDALAGLADDLDDVDPILALGDDEPPLEVLAELEDLDLASLAELDPFLSGRGIRSTPLDLSFSDGDDAVSLYLREIGSIPLLTADDEKSLAQAYQAGRKAAEDLVALRAEGKTDAVLQAAVKKGLDARERLIQANSRLVVHIAKKYNNNDVPLLDLIQEGNVGLIRAVEKFDWTRGFKFSTYATWWIRQAITRALADQARTIRVPVHMSEQIAKYMAIFRRLEQEQGRAPSLAEVATEMGVSVKRVEHIREIAQRPLSLEKKVGDEADSELGEFLADDDSPDPTEQAGREMLREEIELILDDLLPREAEVLQLRYGLIDGKQHTLEEVGERFGVTRERIRQIETKAIRRLRHPTRSKKLRDFLR; encoded by the coding sequence ATGCCGATGCCGTTCGATGATGCGCTGGCCGCCCTCAAGCAGGTCGAGCAGAAAAAGGACGATCTCGACGACGCGGCCCTCGAATCGGAACTCGATTCGGAAGCCGTGGCGGAGGACGATTCGGCGCCGGACGGCGACGCGCTCGCTGGCCTGGCGGACGACCTCGACGACGTCGATCCGATCCTCGCCCTCGGCGACGACGAGCCGCCGCTCGAAGTGTTGGCCGAGCTCGAGGACTTGGATCTTGCGTCCTTGGCCGAACTCGACCCCTTCCTCTCGGGCCGCGGCATTCGATCGACGCCGCTCGACCTCTCGTTCAGCGACGGCGACGATGCCGTCAGCCTCTACCTGCGCGAGATCGGCTCGATCCCGCTCCTGACCGCCGATGACGAGAAGAGCCTCGCCCAGGCCTACCAGGCCGGCCGAAAGGCTGCCGAGGACCTCGTCGCGCTGCGGGCCGAAGGCAAGACGGACGCGGTGTTGCAGGCCGCCGTCAAGAAGGGGCTCGATGCGCGCGAGCGGTTGATCCAGGCGAACAGCCGACTCGTCGTCCACATCGCCAAGAAGTACAACAACAACGACGTGCCGCTGCTCGACCTCATCCAGGAGGGCAACGTCGGCCTGATTCGCGCCGTCGAGAAGTTCGACTGGACGCGCGGCTTCAAGTTCAGCACGTACGCCACGTGGTGGATCCGCCAGGCCATCACGCGCGCACTGGCCGACCAGGCCCGCACGATCCGCGTGCCCGTCCACATGAGCGAGCAGATCGCCAAGTACATGGCCATCTTCCGCCGCCTCGAACAGGAGCAGGGCCGCGCCCCGTCGTTGGCCGAGGTGGCGACCGAGATGGGCGTCAGCGTGAAGCGCGTCGAGCACATTCGCGAGATCGCCCAGCGGCCGCTCAGCCTGGAGAAGAAGGTCGGCGACGAGGCGGACAGCGAGCTCGGTGAGTTCCTGGCCGACGACGACTCGCCGGACCCGACCGAGCAAGCCGGCCGCGAGATGCTGCGCGAGGAGATCGAGCTGATCCTGGACGACCTCCTGCCCCGCGAGGCCGAGGTCCTCCAGCTCCGCTACGGCCTGATCGACGGCAAGCAGCACACGCTCGAAGAGGTCGGCGAACGCTTCGGCGTGACGCGCGAGCGGATCCGCCAGATCGAGACGAAAGCGATCCGGCGGCTGCGGCATCCGACGCGGTCAAAGAAGCTGCGCGATTTCCTGCGGTAG
- a CDS encoding 3-hydroxybutyryl-CoA dehydrogenase (converts (S)-3-hydroxybutanoyl-CoA to 3-acetoacetyl-CoA) yields MTTELHTIGVVGCGLMGSGIVEVCVRSGLNVVVREVSQPALHGGLGRLRTSLDKGLERGKLTADEHAAALDRVRGTTELADLADCDWVIEAAVEDLAIKQATFRELDGLVGPDTVLSSNTSSISITKIAAATSRADRVIGTHFFNPVPVMPLLELVRGLQTSDATYQAACALGERLGKTLVLCQKDAPGFIVNRLFIPYGLDAIRALDDGVATIQDFDTAMKLGMSHPMGPFTLMDFVGLDTMLFIADAMYDETKDPRYAAPPRLRQMVAAGWLGRKSGRGFYGYGTAP; encoded by the coding sequence ATGACCACCGAACTCCACACGATCGGCGTCGTCGGCTGTGGCCTGATGGGTTCGGGGATCGTCGAGGTCTGCGTGCGCAGCGGACTGAACGTGGTGGTGCGCGAGGTGTCGCAGCCCGCGCTGCACGGCGGGCTCGGGCGGCTGCGGACATCGCTGGACAAGGGGCTCGAGCGCGGCAAGCTCACGGCTGACGAGCACGCAGCGGCGTTGGACCGGGTGCGGGGCACGACGGAGCTGGCCGATCTGGCGGACTGCGACTGGGTGATCGAGGCGGCGGTCGAGGACCTGGCGATCAAGCAGGCGACGTTCCGTGAGCTGGACGGCCTCGTCGGACCGGACACCGTGTTGTCGAGCAACACGTCATCGATCAGCATCACGAAGATTGCCGCCGCCACGTCGCGCGCCGACCGCGTGATCGGCACGCACTTCTTCAACCCGGTGCCCGTCATGCCGCTGCTCGAGCTCGTCCGCGGCCTGCAAACGAGCGACGCGACGTATCAGGCGGCGTGCGCGCTGGGCGAGCGGCTCGGCAAGACGCTCGTCCTATGCCAGAAGGACGCGCCCGGCTTCATCGTCAACCGCCTGTTCATCCCGTACGGCCTCGACGCGATCCGCGCCTTGGACGACGGCGTGGCGACGATTCAAGACTTCGACACCGCGATGAAGCTCGGGATGAGCCACCCGATGGGCCCGTTCACGCTGATGGACTTCGTGGGGCTGGACACGATGCTTTTCATCGCCGACGCGATGTACGACGAGACGAAGGACCCGCGCTACGCCGCGCCGCCGCGGCTGCGGCAGATGGTGGCGGCGGGGTGGCTGGGGCGGAAGAGCGGGCGGGGGTTCTATGGGTATGGTACGGCGCCGTAA
- a CDS encoding ATP-binding cassette domain-containing protein yields MSLDVGVRLRRGPLCLDVAFAAAAGETCAVVGPNGAGKSTLLAVIAGLVRPDTGRVALDGVVWDDAAVDERGRAVRPPVHVPPQARPIGVVFQDLALFPHLSAVENAAFPLRARAVPAAEARARAMDALDHLGVGHRADARPGALSGGEAQRVALARALIAKPRLLLLDEPLAALDRPARGRIRALLGDVLGAFEGVAVLITHDPLDAEALADRLMVLEGGRIAQSGPIGTVLAAPEGAFLKQMLAAEDRR; encoded by the coding sequence GTGAGCCTCGACGTCGGCGTTCGCCTCCGCCGCGGCCCGCTGTGCCTTGACGTCGCGTTCGCCGCGGCGGCCGGTGAGACGTGCGCCGTCGTCGGTCCGAACGGCGCCGGGAAGAGCACGCTGCTCGCGGTGATCGCCGGGCTCGTCCGGCCGGACACGGGGCGCGTGGCGCTGGACGGCGTCGTGTGGGACGACGCCGCCGTTGACGAGCGGGGCCGCGCCGTCCGGCCGCCGGTCCATGTCCCGCCGCAGGCGCGGCCGATCGGCGTCGTCTTCCAGGATCTCGCGCTCTTCCCGCACCTCTCGGCCGTCGAGAATGCCGCATTCCCGCTGCGCGCTCGCGCAGTGCCCGCCGCCGAGGCCCGGGCGCGCGCAATGGACGCCCTGGATCACCTCGGCGTCGGCCACCGCGCCGATGCCCGGCCCGGCGCGCTCTCGGGCGGCGAGGCGCAGCGCGTGGCACTCGCCCGCGCCCTCATCGCCAAGCCGCGCCTCCTCCTGCTCGACGAGCCGCTCGCCGCGCTCGACCGCCCGGCCCGCGGGCGGATCCGCGCGCTGCTCGGCGACGTGCTCGGTGCGTTCGAAGGCGTCGCCGTCCTGATCACGCACGACCCGCTCGACGCCGAGGCGCTCGCCGATCGGCTGATGGTGCTCGAGGGCGGCCGGATCGCGCAGTCCGGGCCGATCGGCACGGTGCTGGCGGCACCGGAGGGCGCGTTCTTGAAGCAGATGCTCGCGGCTGAAGACCGCCGATAG